A single window of Colletes latitarsis isolate SP2378_abdomen chromosome 6, iyColLati1, whole genome shotgun sequence DNA harbors:
- the Ptpmeg gene encoding protein tyrosine phosphatase Meg isoform X3 — protein MIESVSRRALSGSSGSYHVRGAELARNRRLKSLSATVIFLDDTQHTFQLDKRAKGQALLDLVFQHLELVEKDYFGLQYTENGAAACTYSPDIMRWLDPTKPVKKQIRSKGGQFYFRVKFYVSDPSKLQEEYTRYQFYLQIRRDILQGKLQLPPSTACLIASYTVQSELGDYHPEEHGPGYLSRLQLIPGQTEEMEKKIAELHKLHKGQLPADAEFNFLDHAKRLDMYGVELHKARDSMNKEIQLGVTSIGLVVFQNGIKINVFSWSKIVKISFKRKQFFIQLRREQSENYDTLLGFNMQTYRSSKNLWKACVEHHTFFRLHSPKMRPRRFPLTLSSRFTYSGRTEFQTVEDGKHRARVERTFIRSPSKRLVHGVTSAPIIEEKGKLGIPPGRPPRPYDNKVQSLGAREPRQAWGEGNPSDDEGGFLSLREEITGSHTQGNAFSPVLGSRVLSYADDDTTAERNIYDLPDYSEPTSSPAPQIVEDGLVTITLTPDEQGRFGFNVKGGLDLDMPILVSRVAPNTPADRCYPKLNEGDQVVYINGIDVSGLLHEHVVNLIRQSRDSGSGELTLTVRPNALYNALAGTDETSEEEPPYRYVPDAPHATIGSDALGQSMLLLADGLASGALIAQYEQLYRKNPELTSLESKKPENQNKNRYRDISPYDVTRVILMGCANGDYINANYVNMEIPGSGIINRYIATQGPLSSTVADFWQMVLEAGSTLVVMLTTLVERGRAKCHQYWPALNETLTLRNLTLTSTVENVEDTFIFREFILRDINTGEERDITHMQYCSWPDHGVPSDWRQFTTFTERVRAARTGIVEPAVVHCSAGIGRTGVLVLMETALCLIEANQPVYPLDIVRSMRDQRAMMIQNASQYRFVCEAVHKAYSEEIAKPLPEFSR, from the exons ATGATCGAAAGTGTATCGCGCAGAGCGTTGAGTGGCTCCAGCGGGAGCTACCACGTTCGTGGTGCAGAATTAGCAAGGAATCGTAGATTGAAATCTTTGTCCGCCACTGTTATTTTCCTCGATGACACGCAACACACGTTTCAGCTAGAT aaaagagCAAAAGGTCAAGCATTATTGGATTTGGTGTTCCAGCATTTAGAACTTGTCGAGAAAGATTATTTTGGTCTGCAATATACTGAAAACGGAGCTGCAGCATGCACATATTCACCAGACATAATG AGGTGGTTAGATCCTACTAAACCAGTGAAGAAGCAGATAAGAAGTAAGG GTGGACAATTCTACTTTAGAGTGAAATTTTATGTATCCGATCCTAGTAAATTGCAAGAAGAATATACCAGATACCAATTTTACTTACAAATACGAAGAGACATTCTTCAAGGAAAACTTCAATTACCACCAAGTACAGCGTGTCTTATTGCCAGTTACACAGTTCAAT CCGAGTTAGGTGATTATCACCCCGAGGAACATGGCCCAGGATATCTTTCCAGGTTGCAGTTAATACCAGGCCAGACAGAGgaaatggaaaaaaaaatagCCGAACTGCATAAACTGCATAA gGGCCAACTGCCAGCCGATgcagaattcaattttttagatCACGCAAAGAGATTAGATATGTATGGAGTAGAATTACACAAAGCTAGG gaCTCGATGAATAAAGAAATACAATTAGGTGTAACGTCTATAGGTTTAGTAGTATTTCAAAATGGAATCAAAATCAATGTGTTCTCGTGGTCGAAAATAGTCAAAATATCGTTTAAACGAAAACAGTTTTTTATTCAACTCAGAAGAGAACAG TCAGAAAACTACGATACATTACTAGGTTTCAACATGCAAACATATCGTAGTTCTAAAAACTTATGGAAGGCGTGCGTGGAACATCACACATTCTTCAGACTTCACAGTCCTAAAATGAGGCCGAGACGTTTTCCACTTACCCTGAGTAGCAGGTTTACGTATTCAGGGCGTACCGAATTTCAAACAGTCGAGGATGGAAAACATAGAGCAAGAGTAGAGAGAACATTCATACG GTCTCCCAGTAAAAGACTGGTACATGGAGTTACATCGGCTCCAATTATAGAAGAGAAAGGAAAGTTAGGTATACCTCCCGGAAGACCTCCTAGGCCATATGACAATAAAGTTCAGTCTCTTGGAGCTCGTGAACCACGTCAAGCTTGGGGCGAAGGCAATCCCAGTGACGA CGAAGGTGGTTTTCTGTCTCTTCGAGAAGAAATAACAGGTTCACATACACAAGGCAATGCATTTTCTCCTGTATTAGGTTCTAGAGTTTTAAGTTACGCGGATGACGATACAACCGCTGAAAGAAATATTTATGATCTCCCTGATTATAGTGAACCTACAAGTTCACCCGCCCCTCAG ATAGTGGAAGATGGACTGGTAACGATAACTTTAACGCCGGACGAACAAGGCCGGTTTGGATTTAACGTAAAAGGTGGTTTAGATCTCGATATGCCTATTTTGGTCTCAAGGGTAGCTCCGAATACACCCGCTGATCGTTGTTATCCAAAATTAAACGAAGGAGATCAG GTAGTATACATAAATGGTATTGATGTAAGTGGTTTACTACACGAACATGTGGTAAATCTGATTCGTCAATCCCGCGATTCGGGTTCTGGCGAGCTGACATTGACTGTCAGACCAAATGCTTTATACAACGCACTAGCTGGTACCGATGAAACGTCCGAAGAAGAACCGCCATATAG ATATGTACCGGATGCGCCTCATGCCACTATTGGATCGGATGCATTAGGGCAATCAATGTTACTTCTTGCCGATGGTCTCGCAAGCGGCGCTTTAATTGCTCAATATGAACAGTTGTATAGGAAAAATCCTGAGCTCACTTCACTCGAATCTAAGAAACCAGAAAATCAAAACAAAAATCGTTATCGAGATATCTCACCCT ACGATGTTACTCGAGTAATACTGATGGGCTGTGCAAATGGAGATTACATCAATGCCAATTATGTGAACATGGAGATACCAGGGTCGGGTATCATCAACAGATACATTGCTACTCAAGGACCTTTGTCTTCCACCGTCGCTGATTTTTGGCAGATGGTTTTAGAGGCAGGCAGCACCCTCGTTGTAATGCTTACAACTTTGGTCGAACGTGGCCGAGCAAAATGCCATCAATATTGGCCTGCGCTCAACGAAACCCTTACGTTACGGAACCTTACGCTCACGTCTACGGTTGAAAATGTCGAGGACACCTTTATATTTCGAGAATTTATACTACGTGATATTAAC ACTGGTGAAGAAAGAGACATAACGCATATGCAATACTGCAGTTGGCCGGATCACGGGGTTCCCAGCGATTGGCGACAATTTACAACTTTCACTGAAAGAGTACGGGCAGCTCGAACAGGAATAGTAGAACCTGCTGTTGTTCACTGTTCTGCTGGAATAGGTAGAACAGGTGTTCTGGTGTTAATGGAAACAGCACTGTGTCTTATTGAAGCAAATCAACCAGTCTATCCATTAGACATTGTACGATCTATGCGAGATCAAAGAGCGATGATGATACAAAATGCT AGTCAGTATAGATTCGTGTGCGAAGCAGTCCACAAAGCTTACAGCGAAGAAATAGCTAAACCGCTTCCTGAATTCAGTAGGTGA
- the Ptpmeg gene encoding protein tyrosine phosphatase Meg isoform X1, translating to MNLFSMTPAECGQRSREVVSGRWLTRLQIFEMIESVSRRALSGSSGSYHVRGAELARNRRLKSLSATVIFLDDTQHTFQLDKRAKGQALLDLVFQHLELVEKDYFGLQYTENGAAACTYSPDIMRWLDPTKPVKKQIRSKGGQFYFRVKFYVSDPSKLQEEYTRYQFYLQIRRDILQGKLQLPPSTACLIASYTVQSELGDYHPEEHGPGYLSRLQLIPGQTEEMEKKIAELHKLHKGQLPADAEFNFLDHAKRLDMYGVELHKARDSMNKEIQLGVTSIGLVVFQNGIKINVFSWSKIVKISFKRKQFFIQLRREQSENYDTLLGFNMQTYRSSKNLWKACVEHHTFFRLHSPKMRPRRFPLTLSSRFTYSGRTEFQTVEDGKHRARVERTFIRSPSKRLVHGVTSAPIIEEKGKLGIPPGRPPRPYDNKVQSLGAREPRQAWGEGNPSDDEGGFLSLREEITGSHTQGNAFSPVLGSRVLSYADDDTTAERNIYDLPDYSEPTSSPAPQIVEDGLVTITLTPDEQGRFGFNVKGGLDLDMPILVSRVAPNTPADRCYPKLNEGDQVVYINGIDVSGLLHEHVVNLIRQSRDSGSGELTLTVRPNALYNALAGTDETSEEEPPYRYVPDAPHATIGSDALGQSMLLLADGLASGALIAQYEQLYRKNPELTSLESKKPENQNKNRYRDISPYDVTRVILMGCANGDYINANYVNMEIPGSGIINRYIATQGPLSSTVADFWQMVLEAGSTLVVMLTTLVERGRAKCHQYWPALNETLTLRNLTLTSTVENVEDTFIFREFILRDINTGEERDITHMQYCSWPDHGVPSDWRQFTTFTERVRAARTGIVEPAVVHCSAGIGRTGVLVLMETALCLIEANQPVYPLDIVRSMRDQRAMMIQNASQYRFVCEAVHKAYSEEIAKPLPEFSR from the exons atgaatttattttcaatgaCACCAGCCGAAT GTGGTCAGCGCAGCAGAGAGGTGGTGTCAGGAAGGTGGTTGACACGCCTTCAAATCTTTGAGATGATCGAAAGTGTATCGCGCAGAGCGTTGAGTGGCTCCAGCGGGAGCTACCACGTTCGTGGTGCAGAATTAGCAAGGAATCGTAGATTGAAATCTTTGTCCGCCACTGTTATTTTCCTCGATGACACGCAACACACGTTTCAGCTAGAT aaaagagCAAAAGGTCAAGCATTATTGGATTTGGTGTTCCAGCATTTAGAACTTGTCGAGAAAGATTATTTTGGTCTGCAATATACTGAAAACGGAGCTGCAGCATGCACATATTCACCAGACATAATG AGGTGGTTAGATCCTACTAAACCAGTGAAGAAGCAGATAAGAAGTAAGG GTGGACAATTCTACTTTAGAGTGAAATTTTATGTATCCGATCCTAGTAAATTGCAAGAAGAATATACCAGATACCAATTTTACTTACAAATACGAAGAGACATTCTTCAAGGAAAACTTCAATTACCACCAAGTACAGCGTGTCTTATTGCCAGTTACACAGTTCAAT CCGAGTTAGGTGATTATCACCCCGAGGAACATGGCCCAGGATATCTTTCCAGGTTGCAGTTAATACCAGGCCAGACAGAGgaaatggaaaaaaaaatagCCGAACTGCATAAACTGCATAA gGGCCAACTGCCAGCCGATgcagaattcaattttttagatCACGCAAAGAGATTAGATATGTATGGAGTAGAATTACACAAAGCTAGG gaCTCGATGAATAAAGAAATACAATTAGGTGTAACGTCTATAGGTTTAGTAGTATTTCAAAATGGAATCAAAATCAATGTGTTCTCGTGGTCGAAAATAGTCAAAATATCGTTTAAACGAAAACAGTTTTTTATTCAACTCAGAAGAGAACAG TCAGAAAACTACGATACATTACTAGGTTTCAACATGCAAACATATCGTAGTTCTAAAAACTTATGGAAGGCGTGCGTGGAACATCACACATTCTTCAGACTTCACAGTCCTAAAATGAGGCCGAGACGTTTTCCACTTACCCTGAGTAGCAGGTTTACGTATTCAGGGCGTACCGAATTTCAAACAGTCGAGGATGGAAAACATAGAGCAAGAGTAGAGAGAACATTCATACG GTCTCCCAGTAAAAGACTGGTACATGGAGTTACATCGGCTCCAATTATAGAAGAGAAAGGAAAGTTAGGTATACCTCCCGGAAGACCTCCTAGGCCATATGACAATAAAGTTCAGTCTCTTGGAGCTCGTGAACCACGTCAAGCTTGGGGCGAAGGCAATCCCAGTGACGA CGAAGGTGGTTTTCTGTCTCTTCGAGAAGAAATAACAGGTTCACATACACAAGGCAATGCATTTTCTCCTGTATTAGGTTCTAGAGTTTTAAGTTACGCGGATGACGATACAACCGCTGAAAGAAATATTTATGATCTCCCTGATTATAGTGAACCTACAAGTTCACCCGCCCCTCAG ATAGTGGAAGATGGACTGGTAACGATAACTTTAACGCCGGACGAACAAGGCCGGTTTGGATTTAACGTAAAAGGTGGTTTAGATCTCGATATGCCTATTTTGGTCTCAAGGGTAGCTCCGAATACACCCGCTGATCGTTGTTATCCAAAATTAAACGAAGGAGATCAG GTAGTATACATAAATGGTATTGATGTAAGTGGTTTACTACACGAACATGTGGTAAATCTGATTCGTCAATCCCGCGATTCGGGTTCTGGCGAGCTGACATTGACTGTCAGACCAAATGCTTTATACAACGCACTAGCTGGTACCGATGAAACGTCCGAAGAAGAACCGCCATATAG ATATGTACCGGATGCGCCTCATGCCACTATTGGATCGGATGCATTAGGGCAATCAATGTTACTTCTTGCCGATGGTCTCGCAAGCGGCGCTTTAATTGCTCAATATGAACAGTTGTATAGGAAAAATCCTGAGCTCACTTCACTCGAATCTAAGAAACCAGAAAATCAAAACAAAAATCGTTATCGAGATATCTCACCCT ACGATGTTACTCGAGTAATACTGATGGGCTGTGCAAATGGAGATTACATCAATGCCAATTATGTGAACATGGAGATACCAGGGTCGGGTATCATCAACAGATACATTGCTACTCAAGGACCTTTGTCTTCCACCGTCGCTGATTTTTGGCAGATGGTTTTAGAGGCAGGCAGCACCCTCGTTGTAATGCTTACAACTTTGGTCGAACGTGGCCGAGCAAAATGCCATCAATATTGGCCTGCGCTCAACGAAACCCTTACGTTACGGAACCTTACGCTCACGTCTACGGTTGAAAATGTCGAGGACACCTTTATATTTCGAGAATTTATACTACGTGATATTAAC ACTGGTGAAGAAAGAGACATAACGCATATGCAATACTGCAGTTGGCCGGATCACGGGGTTCCCAGCGATTGGCGACAATTTACAACTTTCACTGAAAGAGTACGGGCAGCTCGAACAGGAATAGTAGAACCTGCTGTTGTTCACTGTTCTGCTGGAATAGGTAGAACAGGTGTTCTGGTGTTAATGGAAACAGCACTGTGTCTTATTGAAGCAAATCAACCAGTCTATCCATTAGACATTGTACGATCTATGCGAGATCAAAGAGCGATGATGATACAAAATGCT AGTCAGTATAGATTCGTGTGCGAAGCAGTCCACAAAGCTTACAGCGAAGAAATAGCTAAACCGCTTCCTGAATTCAGTAGGTGA
- the Ptpmeg gene encoding protein tyrosine phosphatase Meg isoform X2, translating to MNLFSMTPAECGQRSREVVSGRWLTRLQIFEMIESVSRRALSGSSGSYHVRGAELARNRRLKSLSATVIFLDDTQHTFQLDKRAKGQALLDLVFQHLELVEKDYFGLQYTENGAAACTYSPDIMRWLDPTKPVKKQIRSGQFYFRVKFYVSDPSKLQEEYTRYQFYLQIRRDILQGKLQLPPSTACLIASYTVQSELGDYHPEEHGPGYLSRLQLIPGQTEEMEKKIAELHKLHKGQLPADAEFNFLDHAKRLDMYGVELHKARDSMNKEIQLGVTSIGLVVFQNGIKINVFSWSKIVKISFKRKQFFIQLRREQSENYDTLLGFNMQTYRSSKNLWKACVEHHTFFRLHSPKMRPRRFPLTLSSRFTYSGRTEFQTVEDGKHRARVERTFIRSPSKRLVHGVTSAPIIEEKGKLGIPPGRPPRPYDNKVQSLGAREPRQAWGEGNPSDDEGGFLSLREEITGSHTQGNAFSPVLGSRVLSYADDDTTAERNIYDLPDYSEPTSSPAPQIVEDGLVTITLTPDEQGRFGFNVKGGLDLDMPILVSRVAPNTPADRCYPKLNEGDQVVYINGIDVSGLLHEHVVNLIRQSRDSGSGELTLTVRPNALYNALAGTDETSEEEPPYRYVPDAPHATIGSDALGQSMLLLADGLASGALIAQYEQLYRKNPELTSLESKKPENQNKNRYRDISPYDVTRVILMGCANGDYINANYVNMEIPGSGIINRYIATQGPLSSTVADFWQMVLEAGSTLVVMLTTLVERGRAKCHQYWPALNETLTLRNLTLTSTVENVEDTFIFREFILRDINTGEERDITHMQYCSWPDHGVPSDWRQFTTFTERVRAARTGIVEPAVVHCSAGIGRTGVLVLMETALCLIEANQPVYPLDIVRSMRDQRAMMIQNASQYRFVCEAVHKAYSEEIAKPLPEFSR from the exons atgaatttattttcaatgaCACCAGCCGAAT GTGGTCAGCGCAGCAGAGAGGTGGTGTCAGGAAGGTGGTTGACACGCCTTCAAATCTTTGAGATGATCGAAAGTGTATCGCGCAGAGCGTTGAGTGGCTCCAGCGGGAGCTACCACGTTCGTGGTGCAGAATTAGCAAGGAATCGTAGATTGAAATCTTTGTCCGCCACTGTTATTTTCCTCGATGACACGCAACACACGTTTCAGCTAGAT aaaagagCAAAAGGTCAAGCATTATTGGATTTGGTGTTCCAGCATTTAGAACTTGTCGAGAAAGATTATTTTGGTCTGCAATATACTGAAAACGGAGCTGCAGCATGCACATATTCACCAGACATAATG AGGTGGTTAGATCCTACTAAACCAGTGAAGAAGCAGATAAGAA GTGGACAATTCTACTTTAGAGTGAAATTTTATGTATCCGATCCTAGTAAATTGCAAGAAGAATATACCAGATACCAATTTTACTTACAAATACGAAGAGACATTCTTCAAGGAAAACTTCAATTACCACCAAGTACAGCGTGTCTTATTGCCAGTTACACAGTTCAAT CCGAGTTAGGTGATTATCACCCCGAGGAACATGGCCCAGGATATCTTTCCAGGTTGCAGTTAATACCAGGCCAGACAGAGgaaatggaaaaaaaaatagCCGAACTGCATAAACTGCATAA gGGCCAACTGCCAGCCGATgcagaattcaattttttagatCACGCAAAGAGATTAGATATGTATGGAGTAGAATTACACAAAGCTAGG gaCTCGATGAATAAAGAAATACAATTAGGTGTAACGTCTATAGGTTTAGTAGTATTTCAAAATGGAATCAAAATCAATGTGTTCTCGTGGTCGAAAATAGTCAAAATATCGTTTAAACGAAAACAGTTTTTTATTCAACTCAGAAGAGAACAG TCAGAAAACTACGATACATTACTAGGTTTCAACATGCAAACATATCGTAGTTCTAAAAACTTATGGAAGGCGTGCGTGGAACATCACACATTCTTCAGACTTCACAGTCCTAAAATGAGGCCGAGACGTTTTCCACTTACCCTGAGTAGCAGGTTTACGTATTCAGGGCGTACCGAATTTCAAACAGTCGAGGATGGAAAACATAGAGCAAGAGTAGAGAGAACATTCATACG GTCTCCCAGTAAAAGACTGGTACATGGAGTTACATCGGCTCCAATTATAGAAGAGAAAGGAAAGTTAGGTATACCTCCCGGAAGACCTCCTAGGCCATATGACAATAAAGTTCAGTCTCTTGGAGCTCGTGAACCACGTCAAGCTTGGGGCGAAGGCAATCCCAGTGACGA CGAAGGTGGTTTTCTGTCTCTTCGAGAAGAAATAACAGGTTCACATACACAAGGCAATGCATTTTCTCCTGTATTAGGTTCTAGAGTTTTAAGTTACGCGGATGACGATACAACCGCTGAAAGAAATATTTATGATCTCCCTGATTATAGTGAACCTACAAGTTCACCCGCCCCTCAG ATAGTGGAAGATGGACTGGTAACGATAACTTTAACGCCGGACGAACAAGGCCGGTTTGGATTTAACGTAAAAGGTGGTTTAGATCTCGATATGCCTATTTTGGTCTCAAGGGTAGCTCCGAATACACCCGCTGATCGTTGTTATCCAAAATTAAACGAAGGAGATCAG GTAGTATACATAAATGGTATTGATGTAAGTGGTTTACTACACGAACATGTGGTAAATCTGATTCGTCAATCCCGCGATTCGGGTTCTGGCGAGCTGACATTGACTGTCAGACCAAATGCTTTATACAACGCACTAGCTGGTACCGATGAAACGTCCGAAGAAGAACCGCCATATAG ATATGTACCGGATGCGCCTCATGCCACTATTGGATCGGATGCATTAGGGCAATCAATGTTACTTCTTGCCGATGGTCTCGCAAGCGGCGCTTTAATTGCTCAATATGAACAGTTGTATAGGAAAAATCCTGAGCTCACTTCACTCGAATCTAAGAAACCAGAAAATCAAAACAAAAATCGTTATCGAGATATCTCACCCT ACGATGTTACTCGAGTAATACTGATGGGCTGTGCAAATGGAGATTACATCAATGCCAATTATGTGAACATGGAGATACCAGGGTCGGGTATCATCAACAGATACATTGCTACTCAAGGACCTTTGTCTTCCACCGTCGCTGATTTTTGGCAGATGGTTTTAGAGGCAGGCAGCACCCTCGTTGTAATGCTTACAACTTTGGTCGAACGTGGCCGAGCAAAATGCCATCAATATTGGCCTGCGCTCAACGAAACCCTTACGTTACGGAACCTTACGCTCACGTCTACGGTTGAAAATGTCGAGGACACCTTTATATTTCGAGAATTTATACTACGTGATATTAAC ACTGGTGAAGAAAGAGACATAACGCATATGCAATACTGCAGTTGGCCGGATCACGGGGTTCCCAGCGATTGGCGACAATTTACAACTTTCACTGAAAGAGTACGGGCAGCTCGAACAGGAATAGTAGAACCTGCTGTTGTTCACTGTTCTGCTGGAATAGGTAGAACAGGTGTTCTGGTGTTAATGGAAACAGCACTGTGTCTTATTGAAGCAAATCAACCAGTCTATCCATTAGACATTGTACGATCTATGCGAGATCAAAGAGCGATGATGATACAAAATGCT AGTCAGTATAGATTCGTGTGCGAAGCAGTCCACAAAGCTTACAGCGAAGAAATAGCTAAACCGCTTCCTGAATTCAGTAGGTGA